The DNA sequence AGGTCGTTGGTGTTGCCCGCCGAGCGCTGCGCGTCGTAGCCCGGGTTGCGGTTGGTCCGCTCGTCGATCGGCGCGTACCCGGCCGAGTCGAACGGATTGCTGTCGTCACCCGTCGACAGGTAGAGGTTGCCCGCCGCGTCGAAGTCGATGTCGCCGCCGACGTGGCAGCACAGCCCCCGGTTCGCGGGCACGTCCAGCACGGTGACCTGGCTGGACATGTTCACCGTGAAGTCGGCGTTGAGAGTGAACCGGGCCAGCCGGTTGACGCCCGTCCAGGCCGTCCAGTCGGTCCCGGTGGCGGGCGCGTCACCGGCCGGGGTGGACAGCGGCGGAGCGAAGTAGAGGTAGATGTAGCGGTTGGTGGCGAAGCCGGGGTCGATGCCGACGCCCTGCAGGCCCTCCTCGTCGTGGGAGTAGACGGGGATGGTGCCGACCACCGAGGTGACCCCGGCGGCGTCGGTGCGCCGCAGCGTGCCGTTGCGCGCGGTGTGCAGCACGGACCGGTCAGGCAGCACCGCCAGCGACATCGGCTCGCCCATCTCGGCGACGCCCCGGGCCAGCTCGATCTGCTGGTATCCGGCCGGGTCGATGGTGTGCGCCGCCGCGGGGGCGGCGGTGGTGGCCACGGCCGCCAGGGCCGGGCCGGTGAGTAGCAGCGCGGCCGCTGCCGCGTGCTGGAGGGTACGTCTTAACGCGTGTCTGGACATGGGTGTCCGACCCTTCCTGACTGGGGGAGGCCAGGCAGGGCGCGCGCCGCCGCGCCGGATGCCGGGTGGGCTAGGGGTAACCGCGCCGCCGGTTACACGGACGAAACATTGATGACGGCCACCTTAGAGCACTTTTCATCGACGTGTCCAGACTTTCAGATGTGTCAACAAGAACTTCTGTCGATCTCACCGAAAGTCCTGTTCTGGCAGCGAAACGCCAGGTCCGACGTAAGGCCGAAAACGTCACATCCAAAGCATTGATTGACGTAACACTGTCTATGTAATCTCCCGGCCAGATGCCGTCCATCCAGGACGTCCACCGGTATGTGGAGGAAGACGTGTCACCCACACGGACCTGGCGCCACCGCCTGCTCGCCCTCGCCACCCTCACCGCCACCACCGCGGTCACCCTCGTGGCCCTGCCATCGGCCGCCACCGCGGCCGGAGCGCCGTACCGCGCCGTGCCCGTACGGATCACGGCACCGGCCGCCGATGCCGACACCGCCGTCATCCCGGGCGCCTACCTGGTGACGTTCCGCTCCGGCGCCGACCGGGGCACCGCCCTGCGCGCCCTGAAGGCCACCGCCCGCACCGACTTCGGCAAGGCGCTCAACGGCTTCGCCGCGGCCCTGACCGAAGCGCAGGTCACCGAGCTGTCGCACAGCGCCGACGTGGTCGCCATCGAGCGCGACGCCTGGCACCACCACGTCCTCGACACCACCCAGGCCAACCCGCCCGCCTGGGGCATCGACCGCATCGACCAGACCAACCTGCCGCTGTCGGCCAGCTACAGCTACACCGCGACCGGCGCGGGCGTGCACGCGTACATCATCGACTCCGGCGTCGACGCCGCCCACCCGAACTTCGGCGGCCGGGCGCAGTTCAACTACAACGCCGTGGACAGCAACAACACCGACTGCAACGGCCACGGCACCCACGTCGCGGGCACCATCGGCTCCACCTCGTACGGCGTGGCCAAGGCCGCCTCGCTGCACGGCGTCAAGTGGCTCAACTGCGCGGGCAGCGGCACCACCTCGGGCGCGGTCGCCGCGGTCAACTGGGTGACGGCGAACCACGTCAAGCCGGCCGTCGCCAACACCTCGTGGAACATCACGTACAGCGCGACACTGGCCACCGCGCTGACCAACATGATGAACGCGGGCGTCTTCCTGGCCACCTCGGCGGGCAACACCGGCAGCAACTCCTGCGACCGGCTGCCCCGCAACCTGACCGCCGCCCTGGTCGTCGCGGCCACCACCTCGACCGACGCCCGCGCCAGCTACTCCTCCACCGGCAGCTGCGTCGACATCTACGGCCCCGGCTCGGCGATCGTGTCGACCCTGCCCGGCAACACCACGGGCAGCTACAACGGCACCTCGATGTCGACCCCGCACGCCGCGGGCATCGCGGTGCTGTACAAGGCGACGTATGGCGACGCCAGCCAGGCCACCGTGCACGCCTGGATCGTCGACAACGCGACCACGGGCGTCGTCACCGGCACCCTCTCGGGCACCCCCAACCGCCTCCTCAACAAACGCACCCTCTGACCCCCACCTCACCCCAAGTTGCCGGGCAATCGGGCCATCAGCGCGCCAAGATACCCCCGATTGCCCGGCAACTCAGCCGCCCCCGGCCCCACTCCGGCCCCAGCTCCCGCCCCGGCCCCGGCACCCGCCCCGCCCCGGCCCCGGCACCGGCTCCCGCCCTGGCCCCGGCTCCGGCTCCGGCTCCGGCTCCGGCTCGATGATCGCCGTTTTCGGTCAGAAGGTGCTTGTCCAGCACAGGTTTCGACCGCCACCGGCGATCATCACGGCGATCGCAGACCTTGATCGGCGATTGTGGTCGGAATCCGTTCATCGCGTTCCGGCAGGTGGGACCCAGGCGGCATGCGTCGCGGCCCCGATCGCCGCCCGCGTCGAAATGGCAACCATGCCGCTCAGCAAAGGGGGACGAAAGCGACTTCGAGCGTCGACATTCATAGACGTTGGCCTATTACATCGAGGGTGATCTTCTGCCAGTCGATGTAATAGGCCAACGTCTATGGAAAACGGGCGGCGGCGGGGCGGGGCCGACCGGCGGGGCGCCCGGCCGACCTCGGGGCGCCCGGCCGACCTCGGGGCGCCTGGCCGACCGGCAGGGCACGTCGGGTGCCGGGAGGCGTGACCCGGAGTAGATGACGCGTGACCGGAGTGGGGACCAGGTCCGAGCTGCGGATTCGTCGCTTCGTCGCGGTCTTGGCTCAGCCGTGGCGCCATAGTGAGCCAGAGTGGGTTGCGTGTGGTGCCATTTTGGTGCCATAGTGACGTCATGGATTTGACGCCGTACGTCGAGACGCTGCGCCGCGAACTCGCCACCGCCGCCGAGGCCGGTGGCGACGACGCCCGCGCGCTCGCCGACCGCCTCACCGCGCCGCTGGAGTCGGCGGTGCGGCTGACGCTGCTCGAAGCGCTGTCGGCCGCCGCCGACGAGATCACCCGCGACATGGCGCCCGGCTCGGTCGAGCTGCGCCTGCGCGGCCGCGACCCCGGCTTCGTGGTGACCGTCCGCGACGGCGAGATCCCTCGGCCGCAGGAGCCCGCCGCGGCACCGGCCCCGGTGGCACCGGCCTCCGCACCGGCCGACGACGCCGAGCGCGGCCCGATGACCCGGATCAACCTGCGCCTGCCCGACGACCTGAAGACCCGGATCGAGGAGGCGGCCGCCCGCGAGCGGATGTCGGTCAACACCTGGCTGGTCCGCGCCGCGGCCGCGATGGTCGGCGCCGACGCCGCCCCGCGCCCGACCGCCGCCCAGATCACCGACAGCGGCCAGCGCTACACCGGCTGGGTCCGCTGACCCGCCGAGTCGCCGGGCAGTCGGGCACTCCGACCGTCGTGGGAAGCCCGATTGCCCGGCAACTCGGCGAATGAACTGACCAGGACTTTCTTTCCACCTACCCGCTGCGAGGGGACCACCATGCCCACTTTCGACACACCTGAAGCGATAACCGTCGATCTGCACCTGGCCGTCGGCGAGGTGCGCGTGCACGCCGCCGATCGGGCCGACACGGTCGTGACCGTGCGGCCCAGCAACAACAACGCGAAGTCGGTCAAGCTCGCCGAGCAGACCCGGGTCGAGTTCACGGCCGGGCGCCTGCTGGTCCGTACGCCGAAGACGAGCTCGCTGTTCGGCAAGCCCGGCTCGATCGACGTCGAGGTGCACGTGCCGGCCGGGTCCGCCCTGGAGGGCACGTGCTCGCTCGGGTCGGTGCGGGCGACGGGGCGGCTGGGCGAGTGCCGGTTCCGGACCGGATACGGCGATCTGAGCCTGCAGCAGACCGGCCCGCTGCGGGTGGGCACGGGCGCCGGGGACGTGTCGGTCGACCACGTCGACGGCGACGCCGAGGCCAGCACGGGCACCGGCCGGCTGCGGATCGGCCACGTCACCGGCGCCGCCGTCCTCAAGAGCTCCAACGGCGACACCTGGCTGGGGCGGGCCGACGGCCAGGCCCGCGTCAACGCCGCCAACGGCGCCATCACCGTCGGCCGTGCGGGCGGCGGGCTGACCGCCAAGACCGCGCACGGCGCCATCCGCGTCGAGAGCGCGGTGCGCGGCTCGGTCGTGCTCCAGACCGCGGCCGGGCAGCTGGAGATCGGCATCCCCGAGGGCACCGCCGCCTGGCTCGACCTCAACGCGTCCGGCACCGTACGCAACCAGCTGAACAGCGCCGAGGGGCCGCAGGAGACCGACGAGCGGGTCGAGATCCACGCGCGTACCCACTGGGGCGACATCGTCATCCACCGTTCCTGAAGGAGATCAGCATGACCACCCCCCGACCGGCGATCGCGGTCACCGGCCTGCGCAAGTCGTACGGCAAGTCCCCCGTCCTGCAGGGCCTGGACCTGCACGTGCCCGCGGGCACCGTCTTCGCCCTGCTCGGCCCGAACGGGGCCGGCAAGACCACCACCGTCAACATCCTGTCCACGCTGATCCGGGCCGACGGCGGCCAGGCGGTCGTGGCCGGGCACGACGTGGCCGCCGACCCCGACGGCGCCCGTGCCGCGATCGGCGTCACCGGCCAGTTCTCGGCCGTGGACAACCTGCTCACCGGCACCGAGAACCTGACGCTGATGGCCGACCTGAACCACCTGTCCAGGGCGGAGGGCCGCCGCCGGGTGGCCGACCTGCTGGCCCGGTTCGACCTGGCCGACGCGGCCGCCAAGCCCGCGGTCACCTACTCGGGTGGCATGCGCCGCCGCCTCGACCTGGCGATGACGCTCGTCGGCGACCCGAAGGTGATCTTCCTGGACGAGCCGACCACGGGGCTGGACCCGCGCAGCCGCCGGACCATGTGGGACGTCATCCGCGGCCTGGTGGCGGGCGGGGTGACCATCTTCCTCACCACGCAGTACCTGGAGGAGGCCGACCAGCTCGCCGACCGGGTGGCCCTGCTCGACCACGGCCGGATCATCGCCGAGGGCACTCCGGCCGAGCTCAAGCGGCTCATCCCCGGCGGGCACATCCGGCTGCGCTTCGCCGGGCCGGGCGAACTGGAGGCGGCCGCCCGCGCGCTCGGGTCGAACACCCGCGACGACGACGCGCTGACCCTGCAGGTGCCCAGCGACGGCGGGGTCCGCTCGCTGCGCGAGGTGCTCGACCGGCTCGACCGCGCCGACGTCGAGGTCGCCGAGCTGACCGTGCACACCCCCGACCTCGACGACGTGTTCCTCGCCCTCACCGGCAACCCCGACACCGCCACCACCCTCGAAGGAGCCACCCGATGAGCACCGCCACGTACGCGCTGCGCGACTCGACCACGATGCTGCGGCGGTACCTGCTGCGCGCGCGGCGATACCCGATGATCATGTATTTGATCGGCGTGCCGGTCGTGATGCTGCTGCTGTTCGTGTACGTCTTCGGCGGCACCCTGGGCGACGGCATCGCCGCCGGCGGCGGCCGCGAGGTGTACGCCAACTACGTCACCCCCGGCATCCTGCTGCTGGCCGTGGCGGGTGTCGCGCAGGGCACCGCGATCGGGGTGGCGCAGGACATGAGCGAGGGCATCATCGCCCGGTTCCGCACCATGGCGATCTTCCGGCCGTCCGTGCTGACCGGCCACGTGCTGGGCAACCTGGTGCAGATGCTGCTCGCCCTGGCCGTGGTGATCGGGGTCGCGGTCGCGGTCGGCTTCCGCCCGACCGCCGGGGTGGCCGAGTGGTTCGCCGCCGCCGGGCTGCTGACCCTGATCTCGCTGGCGATCACCTGGTTCGGGGTGGCCTGCGGCCTGGTCGCCAAGAGCATCGAGTCGGCCAGCAACCTGCCGATGCCGCTGATCCTGCTGCCGTTCATGGGCAGCGGCTTCGTGCCGACCGACTCGATGCCGGGCCCGATCGCCTGGTTCGCGCAGTACCAGCCGTTCACGCCGATGATGGAGACGCTGCGCGGGCTGCTGCTGGGCGGGCCGATCGGCGGCGACGCCGTGGGCGCCGTCGCCTGGGGCGCCGGTATCACCGTGGTCTGCTACCTGTGGGCCAAGCGGCTGTACCGCCGCGATCCGGTTCGCTGATCGCCGCTGGTACAGCATGCGCTCCCCGGCCTGGCCGCGGGGGCGCTTCGCGCTGTCGCGGCCGACGCGCCGCAGCCGCGCTGCCTGCGGACACTTTGCCCAAATCGCCGCCGATCCCGCCAATGCGCCGTATATTCTGCGCAAACAACAATCAATGGGTTGGACTCCGGCGCATCGTCGCCGGGGCCGCGGCGATGGGACGGCGCCATGAATCCTCATCTGTACAGCTCGACGCCGTCGCGACGCACCGTGCTGCGGGCGATCGCGGCCGGGTCGCTCGCCGCCATCCCCGGTCTGGCC is a window from the Catellatospora sp. TT07R-123 genome containing:
- a CDS encoding ABC transporter permease; amino-acid sequence: MSTATYALRDSTTMLRRYLLRARRYPMIMYLIGVPVVMLLLFVYVFGGTLGDGIAAGGGREVYANYVTPGILLLAVAGVAQGTAIGVAQDMSEGIIARFRTMAIFRPSVLTGHVLGNLVQMLLALAVVIGVAVAVGFRPTAGVAEWFAAAGLLTLISLAITWFGVACGLVAKSIESASNLPMPLILLPFMGSGFVPTDSMPGPIAWFAQYQPFTPMMETLRGLLLGGPIGGDAVGAVAWGAGITVVCYLWAKRLYRRDPVR
- a CDS encoding ATP-binding cassette domain-containing protein → MTTPRPAIAVTGLRKSYGKSPVLQGLDLHVPAGTVFALLGPNGAGKTTTVNILSTLIRADGGQAVVAGHDVAADPDGARAAIGVTGQFSAVDNLLTGTENLTLMADLNHLSRAEGRRRVADLLARFDLADAAAKPAVTYSGGMRRRLDLAMTLVGDPKVIFLDEPTTGLDPRSRRTMWDVIRGLVAGGVTIFLTTQYLEEADQLADRVALLDHGRIIAEGTPAELKRLIPGGHIRLRFAGPGELEAAARALGSNTRDDDALTLQVPSDGGVRSLREVLDRLDRADVEVAELTVHTPDLDDVFLALTGNPDTATTLEGATR
- a CDS encoding toxin-antitoxin system HicB family antitoxin, producing the protein MDLTPYVETLRRELATAAEAGGDDARALADRLTAPLESAVRLTLLEALSAAADEITRDMAPGSVELRLRGRDPGFVVTVRDGEIPRPQEPAAAPAPVAPASAPADDAERGPMTRINLRLPDDLKTRIEEAAARERMSVNTWLVRAAAAMVGADAAPRPTAAQITDSGQRYTGWVR
- a CDS encoding DUF4097 family beta strand repeat-containing protein, whose amino-acid sequence is MPTFDTPEAITVDLHLAVGEVRVHAADRADTVVTVRPSNNNAKSVKLAEQTRVEFTAGRLLVRTPKTSSLFGKPGSIDVEVHVPAGSALEGTCSLGSVRATGRLGECRFRTGYGDLSLQQTGPLRVGTGAGDVSVDHVDGDAEASTGTGRLRIGHVTGAAVLKSSNGDTWLGRADGQARVNAANGAITVGRAGGGLTAKTAHGAIRVESAVRGSVVLQTAAGQLEIGIPEGTAAWLDLNASGTVRNQLNSAEGPQETDERVEIHARTHWGDIVIHRS
- a CDS encoding S8 family peptidase, yielding MSPTRTWRHRLLALATLTATTAVTLVALPSAATAAGAPYRAVPVRITAPAADADTAVIPGAYLVTFRSGADRGTALRALKATARTDFGKALNGFAAALTEAQVTELSHSADVVAIERDAWHHHVLDTTQANPPAWGIDRIDQTNLPLSASYSYTATGAGVHAYIIDSGVDAAHPNFGGRAQFNYNAVDSNNTDCNGHGTHVAGTIGSTSYGVAKAASLHGVKWLNCAGSGTTSGAVAAVNWVTANHVKPAVANTSWNITYSATLATALTNMMNAGVFLATSAGNTGSNSCDRLPRNLTAALVVAATTSTDARASYSSTGSCVDIYGPGSAIVSTLPGNTTGSYNGTSMSTPHAAGIAVLYKATYGDASQATVHAWIVDNATTGVVTGTLSGTPNRLLNKRTL